The Arachis ipaensis cultivar K30076 chromosome B07, Araip1.1, whole genome shotgun sequence genomic interval aatatatatatatgtaggtACACAACCATTAGAGAAAGAGTTAAACCATAAACGGTAATTATTTAAttgtttatatttaatattaatatattaatttgTAAATACTCTTCAATTCCCcactatttacaaaatttaaatattatacaaGTATATGCATAAAGAATGTATCACTAAAATTAAACATtcttttagtgtaaattttaaagttCTAACGAAGTTATAGGTGTTTAATTGATTAAACATATACTCCATATGCTAGTACCAAAAATCACACACATTACTTACACCCTCCAAGTTCAAGAGTTTATAATTTTAAGCACTTATATGGCCTTGTGCTCATCCTGGTTTCATGAATATTTACGAGAATAAAACCTCTAAAATTCTCGATTAGAGCGACACCACTCCTATATTCATATAGGTGGAATCTTTTgataaataatattatcattccaTTAAGAGTTTTAACTCACCCTCCTAATTTATTGTAAATAGCACTAAATCCTATACCTTAGTGCTCCAATTGCTAAATAACTTGTTGTCACCCATTAAACCTTGAAACTAGTGGTCTACTAGAATAAGGTTGGGTTCCCATCATTTAGCAATAATAGGTTTTAATCTCATTTTAACAGTAGTCTCTTTGATTTTATCCCTTGACAAACCTTTAGTCAAAGGGTCTGCTAAATTTTCTTGAGATCTTACATAAGTGATGGTAATTACACCATCATCTATTAAATGCCTCACAAATTCATGTCTCAAACTTATATGTCTAGACTTTCCATTATAAACCTTATTATATGCTCGAGACATGGTTGATTCACTATCACAGAAGATTGAAATGGCTGTCGTCTGCTGTGGCCACAGCTTTATATCATATAACAAATTTCTTAACCATTTCGCTTCTTTACCTGCGGCTGATAAAGCTACAAACTCAGCCTCCATAGTAAAATGTGTAATACATGTTTGTTTCTTTGAGGTCCAACTTATTGCTCCACCACCTATGGTGAAAATCCATCCTGAAGTGGATTTGTTATCACTAAGATTTGTAATCCAACTTGCGTCGGAATAACCTTCTAAACCTGCGGGATAATCACTATAATGTAATCCCAAgtttatggttttcttgagataaccaAGAACTCTTGTTATAACTTTCCAATGTTGATTGCTAGGCTTTCCTGTAAACCTTGATAATTTGTACACAGCAAATGCTATATCAGGTCTAGTACAATGCATTGCATACATTAAACTTCCTATAGCACTAGCATATTCTAATTGTGCTATAGGTTTTCCCATGTTTCCTTCTAATTTAAGATTAGGATCATACGGCGTATTGGATTCTTTAATTGTGAGATGATCAAACTTTTCCAATACCTTTTTAATATAATGAGATTAACTTAAAGTAAAGCCAACTTCATTCTTATGCACCTTTATgcctaatattgtatcaacttcATTCAAATCATTCATCTTGAATTTAGAAGTTAGATACTCCTTCGTTATacgaattccttctaaatttgttccgatgattaacatatcatcaacatataaacaaataattactccataatctttagtaaattttgagtaaatacatttatccgcactattatgtgagaagccatttgataacaccactgaatcaaacttctcatgccattgtttaggcgcttgttttagaccatacaaagacttaattaatttgcaaactttcttttcatttccGGGTAGCACATAGCCTTCCggttgctccatataaatttcttcATTAAGATCTCAATTTAGAAAAGCCGTTTTAACATTCATTTGATGTATATGAAGCTTATGTATGGATGCTAATGCTATAAGAGCCCTAATAGAAGTCATTCTTGCCACAGGTGCGTAGGTATCAAAATAGTCTAGACCTTCTTGTTGTCTAAACCCCTTGGCCACTAACCTTGCTTTAAAGGTTTGTAATGAACCATCAgtattatactttttttttaaatacccACTTACATCCTATAGGCTTTGATCCTGGAGGCAAATCAACCAAGACCCAAGTATTGTTAGATAATATTGAGTCCATTTCATCATTTATTGCTTCTTTCCAAAAAGCAGAATCCCTTGAAGCCATAGCCTCTTTGAATGTTTGAGGATCACCCTCTATGTTCATAACAATAGGAATCTTGTTTGTTACAGAATTCCTAGTTCCTTCAACCAAAAAGGTGATAgcctgagaagaaataaaatctggacccaagtccttttcttttcttactctcaAGCTCTTCCTTGGTTCAATAAATTCTTTGTCGCTTAGacgtttattattttgattatttatttcgTGTGAAATATTAGTATCATTTTGGGGATACTCTGAATTAGAagttgaatcattgataaatttattttcaataaattctacTTCTCTTGATTCAACAACTACATTAGACACTAAGTCTAATATTCTATATGCTTTAGAATTTTGAGCATATCCTATAAAAGTGCCTTTTATGGCTCTTGGCCCCAATTTGGTTCTCTTTTGATCAGGAACTCGATAAAAAGCCAAACACCCCCATACTTTAAGAAAATTTAAATTAGGTTTCTttcctttccaaatttcataaggAGAAACCTTTCTATGTCTTGATGGTATCCTATTATGGATATGACATGATGTCAATAATGCTTCACCCCACAAATTGTAAGGCAATTTTGCATTTAGTAACATTGAATTAACCATATCCACTAAGGTacggtttttttttctttccgcCAAACCATTTTGTTGCGGAGTATATGGAGCGGAAGATTCATGCACAATACCATGTAATTCACAAAGTGATCAAATTCATTAGAAAAATATTCTCCACCTCGATCACTACGAagaacttttattttcttatcatgcaTATTTTCTACTTCCATTTTATATTTCTTAAACATTTCAAAAGCTTCATCTTTATTTCTAAGCAAATACACATAAGTAAATCTAGAACAATCATCAATGAAGGTTATAAAGTATCTTTTTCCTCCTCTAGTAATATTGCCATTTAGCTCACAAATATCACTATGAATCAATTCTAATAAATGTGTATTTCTTTCAACCTTAGGAAAAGGTTTCTTAGTAATTTTAGATTGTATGCAAATATCACATTTCTTATTAAAGTCCTTGTTACTAAGATCAATATAGTTATTCTTTTGCATATATTAAATTGATTTGTAATTTAAGTGTGCTAATCTACTATGCCATAAATCACAAGAATCAACAACATACAAGGAAACATTCACTTTATTAATACTAAGTTTAAACATGCCTTCAGTATAATATCCTTTTCCTATGAATACATCATTCTTAAGCAAGATCACTTTATCGGATTCCATTACAACTTTGAATCCTTTCTTACACAAGAGACTAACAGAAACTAAATTTTTTTCTCAAATCTGGAACATGAATTAcatttattaaacttaatttctttccagATGTAAAATTTAATTCCACACTTCCTTGACCACAAACTTTGGCTGAGTTGTCATTGCCCATCAAGACTTCTCTATTGTTCACTTCttcatatgttttgaattggttgcgATCATTGCAAACGTGAACAGTAGCCCCAGAATCTAACCACCACTCAAGTGATTTTCCTTGTATTGCTATGTTGACTTCTGTAACCATGCCAATATGCATGTTTTGTACTTTTTCTACAACCATAGCAATTAGATCCTTCTCTTCCACTAAGTTGGTCTTTGGTGCTTCCTTTTTCAGAAGTCTACATTCTTTGATATAGTGTCCTTTCTTGTGACAATGATAACACTCTCTTTGTCTCTTCTTATCTTGCTTTGAATCTTTAGagaactttcttttcttcttattgatgtTATTTTCATCAATATGATTCACTTTAGAACGCTGAGAAAGATACGCAGCATCACGTTTTCGAGTTTCCTCCTCTATACGTATATGCCTTAGTAATTTCTCAATTGTGAAGTCCTcaccaagatttaaaattttcttCCTATAACCATTCCAAGATGAAGGCAATTTTGAGATAATTGCTCCAACTTGTAATGATTCAGGGATCACCACTTGTAGATCACGAAGTCTACTTACAAGGATttgtaattcatgaatttgatccaTGACAGGTatagtatcattcataataaattcaaaatatttcatcataataAACTTATCTGTTCCTTGTCGTTCGGTATTGTACTTTTCTTCTAAAGATTTTCAAATCTCTAATGgtgattgaattgacatgtagAGATCATAGAGTCGGTCGGATAAAGTATTGAGAATATGACCTCGACATGCAAAAGTATCTTCATcacgtttctttttcaattgaacaatcttttctttctcttccggtGTGGAATTTTCAGCGGCATCGGCAATTGGTGTAGTCTTTGAGTCAATCACATATGCAAGATTGAGAACTGAAAGAAGAAACATCATCTTGTCTTTCCAACGGTTGAAGTTCGTTCCATCAAAGCGATCTAATTTGACAAACTCTTGATTCATGACCTTGAACATAGTGTTTTGATCTTGTGCCATCTTCAagaaatatctctctaaaattgttgTGGTTATGGTAtgagaagatgacaaaatcttatatttgtgttatggtttcaaggcacgattagatcgctttctttaaagagatatttgtccccacacttagttgctatagggttgatgacaatactctcccaggATACAATGAAACCAATGAATTTCTTAGTTAGCAATAATAAGAAATTCTtaactctcttgaacaaagaaaacTCTCAATAGTTAAAATCACATGTACACTTAGTACTTGTTATTTTCCCTTTTGTTACACACACCATTAAATAGTGggtaattcatatatatatgctGTATGTATTAGAATCAAAAGTCACGTAAATCAAGAGTCACGTAGCTTTTGAACAGATGTAACCTTTGATTATTGAATGGTTACATAATGAAAAGATATgacttttttattatttcttgaaTAGGTACAAAGTACCGTTAACACTTAACATACACTAACAAGCattcataaaatatatatatgtagATACACAACCATTAGAAAAAGAGTTAAACCATAAACGGTAATTATTTAACcgtttatatttaatattaatatattaatttgTAAATACTCTTCAGTGATGAGACATTTACTAATGAACACTCGAACAACTGGGTAGAAGTCGCAAGCTTTCAATACCCTTTTAACATACTCCCATTTCTCTCCTTTGAAGAAACAAGCAATGTCCAAGAAAGTTTTCTTGTCAAGTTCATACAAGCTATCGTAGCTTCTTTCAAGTACTCCTTGAATACTTGGATCAATTCTATACTTGTCCAATTCATCTTCCCAACTATCCACACTTGTAAAACCCCCTAAATGGGAGCCTATTACTTCTAAAGCAGTGGAAAGCCCTTTGCATAACTTATTGCATTTCTTGAAACATTTTTAAAGTTCTCTGCAGGCTCCTTGCTGTTGAAAGCATGCCAAGAAAAGAGTTCCAAGGAATCATCATCATTTAGCTCCTCCATCTTGTATTTCTTGGTGACAACATCACCCATCACATGCTTGTCTATCACATCAGTATCCCTTGTTGTTACAATGATTTTGCTGCCTGAACCAAACCAATCATGCCCTCCAGCcagtgattctagttgcgttattGAATTAACATCATCAAGAACTAGAAGTACTCTTTTGTGGTGAAGCCTTCGTTTGATTTCAGATCCTCCCTTAAATTCACTTCCAAACTCAGTTATTGTCTCCTCACCCATGTCATCTAAAAGTGACTTTTGCAGACTTTCTAAACTTTCACGACTTTCAGATTTTTCTCTGACATTAGCAAGAAAGCATGAAGCTTCGAACTGCCGCTTGATCTTGTCGAATAGACATTTGGCCAATGTGGTTTTGCCTATTCCACCAGGTCCATAAATTCCCAACATGCAAACATTTTCATTAGATTCAATATCTAGCCGTGATTTTACTTCTTCACAGCGAGTATCCAATCCAACTACATGATCAGTTGGTTCAGGCAACGGTAATCTGCCGGCAGTGTCTCTAACAATAACCTTGATAAACTCCGGTTCTCAACATGATGTTTTTTCATACTTTATTTACTTATAGCAATGTTGCACCATATATACGATAAATTCTGCCCAATTTCCTCTCTGACAAGGATTTATCATCTTTTATAACATGTTTTATGATTATGGGAGAAATTTGATTGAATCATCATAGTTAATATTAGAAGTAGTGTCTAATTTGATTCCTAAAATTTTCAGTGCGCATCAATGTTTTTTGAAGAAAGGAGCTCAACACACCTAGGTGGAgcaacaaaaaatacaaaaaaaactaatcagaaaaacaaaaaaatagaaacaaaaatcaATCCAAGATTATTCTATTAACAACCATTAGGATCAACTCTATTCCACTCGTAATAGTTCGTACGAGAcctattaataaattaaatctcTTTTGACcccttaaattaaaaaatataaattcatatTCATCCtaaattgccatttaaattttaaattgtatTGATATATATTATTAAGTGTTAGTTTAGCATTCCAACTATATATTAACGGGAATAAAATTTGAATCTGGCCCAAATTAATGTCTAAAATTAATTTAGAATACTCTATTTTTAACCAAAAACTACAAGCGTAATTACAATTACAAGCCACCACCTGGATTGAGCGTCGTATCTATGAGTCTTAAGTGCTGCTATAGAGTATAGATATTATCAATatctcaaaatatattaattattaaacatAACATAGCTGATATTTTTATCAAATGATCTTCTCTACAACAAAATATGACCGAACTGAATTATGAGTTTcgtttttaaaaaatgaaaaaaaaactacTAGCAATAATTAGTTAATATAATATTACTGATGAATTTTAAAGTATCAATAATGATAATCTGTTAAATTACACATGAAGTTTGTACTCTATTTATTATCCACAAAAATAATTTCCTTTCAAGTTTGTNNNNNNNNNNNNNNNNNNNNNNNNNNNNNNNNNNNNNNNNNNNNNNNNNNNNNNNNNNNNNNNNNNNNNNNNNNNNNNNNNNNNNNNNNNNNNNNNNNNNNNNNNNNNNNNNNNNNNNNNNNNNNNNttaaaatattataatttaattaataattatcattttaactattttatttaattattaaataaaataaatatatttttttggtgactacataaaataaatatataaaataacaaaaattaccCTTAGAGTTAGTAATAAGTAATAACAACAATTTTTTGGTAGATTAGTAACAACAATTATCAAATATATAAGCaatccacaaaaaaaaaaagagtaagtaATAAGTAAAATCTTAAACATGATACTTTTAATAGGAACTAGGTATGAAGATATATCTACAaggtttaaaaaaaaagtacacTATAACTAATATCGCAATAAAATTATTTAAGAGAAAGTATAGAAAGTATAGGGAGTCAATGGAGTatatgtacaatgtgtacaatgggatTTAGGGATGTTCAATTCAGTAGGATATCAGATGTGTTAAGTCTAAGTTGATTTTGAGTTTataaatgatgacaaacattcaATTTGGGTTGAAAAGCCCAATATGATTTAATGTGTGTTTTATTGTGGCAGGCCCATTAATTAGTTTTTCACAGCCCAAGGCTAGCATATACTTCAGCCATGTAAAAGAGCCAATGCTCCTCATAGCACCGTTCAGCAATTGAATGAATATGTTTTGCCAAATGTTATAAGGAGACAACTGTATCATGCAAGGACAGGTGTGGCTCTGTAAAAACAAGAAAGGACACTAGGACACCTACCACTCCAAGAAAAACAGTAAAGCAAATTTCAGAAATGGGAGAACAATACACAAACTTGCAAAGGAGCAGAGTTAGTGGTGCAACTCCTTGGACAACAAAGGAAATGGagcaaaatgaaaaagaagagcaTGCCAAGGAAGAAAGAATAACAAAGGACAGCAGAGGTAGTGGTCGAGCTCCTCGGATAGCAGAGGTAGTGGAGCAGGATGAAGAAAGGACTGCATACCAGCAAGGACAGCTCCAACGAGCAGCTGGTACAAGGAAATGGAAGAGGCAAAAATGAAGGTAAGCTGAAGATATATAAGAAGCCTCAATCCATCACTTCAAAGCAAGAAAAAGAGAGCACACACTCAGAGCACCATCTTTAACACAGAGCTGgaatctttttcttctactcaagCTTAATTTTTGATCTTTTTGTTATGGCTATCTTGTGTCATTTTCTGTTTTGAGAAAAGGCTAATCTTGTGAGGTTGAAAAGCCAATGAGTGAAAAGACAAGAGTGATGCAAAAGAGCCACTGATTTCTGATGTAATTTTAGTTTTtgaactaggattagttccccttaccaagttgggttagcacttgggGAAATTGAATCTGTTTGATTCCCCTTCCAAGTTGGGACAGCATTATGAGAAGCTAAGCTTTGGTGATGAAAGCTTAGGgggtagatactagttgaattagggaGAAATTCAATAGTATTGGTGCATGTAATCAGTGAATGattagtgaaaattccaccatggtTTGTGGTGGAAACTGGACGTAGGATTCATTGCACAAAgaatccgaaccaggatacatgttggtcttcatcttctcttcccTACTCTTTACTTGTTCTGCGTATGAGATAATTTCAAATAATCTCCTGCAACTCGAGCTACTGATTAAACAGAGTTTGAAACTTTAAGTTTTAAGCCAACTTGATTCCACCCCCCttctcaagttcaactagaaccatcaattggtatccaGAGCAAGGTCTCAAGGAGTTAAGCTTCACAGCTTAGAGCAAAGATCCATGGCCAACAACATGAGTCCTAACATCGTGGCTTTCACTCTCACTGAAGGGCAGTCTAATAATAGACCTCCCTACTTCAATGGCAGCAACTACTCTTACtggaaagaaagaatgagaaTCTTCGTGCAGTCAATCGACTACAACATCTGGAAGATCATTCTCAACGGACCAGACCTTCCTACTAAACAGAACGCTGATGGAGAAGTTGTGGCAAAGGAAGACAGCGAATGGAcagatgaagaaaagaagaaagttgAACTCAATGCCAAGGCAATCAACCTGATGCACTGCGCAATCAGTTTTGAAGAGTTCAGAAAAGTGTCAAGGTGCAAAACGGAGAAAGAAATATGGGACAAGCTCAGACTCACTCATGAAGGCACTAAGCAAGTGAAGGAAACCAGAATTGACATGCTGATGAAGGAGTATGAAATGTTTAGTATGAAGAAGGATGAGAGCATCGATCAAATGTTTGAAAGGttctcaataatcatcaacaatctgGACGCATGGGAAGGAACTACTCTGAAGAAACTCTAGTAAGAAAGATTCTGAGAAGTCTTACTAAGAAATGGGAAGTAAAAAGCACAGCCATTTTCGAAAGGAATGATTTGATCAAAATCACTTATGATGAGCTAAGAGGCAAGCTGCTGGCCTATGAAACCACTCACATGTCTCAAGATAAagatgacaaaaagaaaagtatagcatTAAAATCAAGAATGACAGCCCAAGGAGAAGAATCTGATGACAGtttctcagatgaagaaatggTACTCTTTGCAAGAAAAATGAGAAGACTACTGAGATACAAAAGCAAAGGCAAAGGAAGCTCTTCATCCAAAGACGTCAAGAAAGATCAAGTCAAGTTCACATGCCATCACTGCAAGGAACCTGGTCACTTCAAGTCAGACTGCCCTCAACTTAAGAAAGGCGAAAAATTCAagaaagacaaaaagaaggtgatgatGGCAACATGGGAGGACTTGGAGAACGACACTAGCTCAGAGAACTCAGATCAAGAAGCTCAACTATGTCTGATGGCAGATCATAATGATGAAGATGAGGTAGATCTCTCTGACTTATCCATTGATGAACTACACTACATTATCAAAGACATTTCTGTAAACTCTAAGAAACTCTTGGATAAGTATGCTAAATGTAAGAAAGAAAATGAGGCATTGAGGACAGAAAATGATcttcttttgaaaaaggttaaGGCTAATGAAATTGGTAATGAAAagtttttaaaagaagaaaatagtgcTTTACGAGCTGAATTAGAGAATTCAAACTCAAGCATGAAGTTACTGCTTCCACTGATTTGATTTCTGAAAACAAAAAGCTgaatgaacaaataaaaaatttgaataaagacTTAGCAAAGTTTGTTCAAGGTTCTCAAAATCTGAACAAACTGATTGCTTGTCAAAGGTTTGAGTCTGAAAAATCTGGACTTTGATTCAAAGAGGAAAATAAATCTGTTTTCAAATCAAACTTTCAAAAATCTGAATCCTCCTCTTCCAAGTTTTTCAAACCAAAAGAATTCAGCAAACCTTAGAAATCAGTGGGCAAGAATCATTGCTACAAGTGCAATAGAAATGGTCACAATCCTCCTCAATGTTTCATCTTTCTTAAGTCTTTTGGTAATGatagtaaattatataaagttGTTCATGATTTTAATGCTCTTGGGCAACCAAGAAGATTTcacatcaaaggatccaaatggatttggatacctaaggttagttGAAGAACATGCAAGTTTGCCTTACATCCAAGAAGAAAATGGACATGTGGTATCTTGATAGTGGATGCtcaaggcatatgaccggaagggatactttctttattaaactcaacaagtatgatggaggatttgtcacttttggagataatggtaaaggtaaaataattgcCATTGGTAAGGTTGGCAAAGATTTTTCAACTTGCATTGATAGTGTCTTTTTAGTTGATGGGTTAAAGCATAATCTATTGAGCATAAGTCAATTGTGTGACCTTGAATATGCTGTAACCTTTAGAAAATCTGATTGTAGAGTCATAAATGAGAAAACATGGGCTGTTTTATTTGTTGCCAAAAGAAGTGAAAATGTTTACGGTATCACTCTAGATGATCTAAAGTTCAAAATGTAACTTGTTTCTCTTCAATGGAATCTGAAAAATGGATGTGGCATAAGAGGTTAGGACATGCTAGCATGTTCCAAATCTCTAAGCATGTAAAGAGAGGCTTAGTTAGAGGTCTTCCTAATATAAAATTTGATAAGGACATcatttgtgatgcttgtcaaatgggaaaacaaataaAAACCTCTTTCAAACCCAAGGAAGATGTCTCTACTAAGAAACCATTGGAGTTGTTGCATCTTGATCTGTTTTGACCAACTAGGACTCAAAGTCTTGGAGGAAAGAGTTATGGCatggtaattgtggatgactatactagatTTGGCTGGGTGTTCTTTCCTGCTCATAAACATGAGGCCGTTTCTGTTTTTGATAAATTCagcaaaaagattcaaaatgaaaaaggtttaaaaattgtttcaattagaagtgatcatggtaaagaatttgaaaatcaatactTTGAATTTTTTTGTGATGAACAAGGCATATCAgataacttctcttgtccaagaacacctcAATAAAATGGTGTTgtagaaagaagaaatagaagtttaCAAGAAATGGCTAGAGCTATGTTATGTGAATATGAAATTTCCAAGTTCTTATGGGCTGAAGTTGTGAATACAGCCTGTTATGTTTTAAATAGAACCATCATTAGgaagtttttgaagaaaaccccataTAAACTTTGGAAAGGGTATCCTCCCAATC includes:
- the LOC107607747 gene encoding TMV resistance protein N-like; this encodes MAANDVFLSFRGGTHYRFTDHLYGALRQNGIDTFRDNENLRVGDELEPILIMKAIENSEIAIVVLCENYASSTWCLRELVKIIDCHEKQGKQVLPIIYRVNPSDVWDQKGSYETAMAKHERREDPEKVKAWRLALSKVQKLGWVHCTEDMSEPEFIKVIVRDTAGRLPLPEPTDHVVGLDTRCEEVKSRLDIESNENVCMLGIYGPGGIGKTTLAKCLFDKIKRQFEASCFLANVREKSESRESLESLQKSLLDDMGEETITEFGSEFKGGSEIKRRLHHKRVLLVLDDVNSITQLESLAGGHDWFGSGSKIIVTTRDTDVIDKHVMGDVVTKKYKMEELNDDDSLELFSWHAFNSKEPAENFKNVSRNAISYAKGFPLL